TTGTATCAAAACAAATTTGCACCAGCCGCTGCAACTTTTGATAAGTTGATAACGTCAGGGAGTTACTCATTAGTTTCAAATTACAATACGATATTTGAAAACGAAGGTGAAAACGGACCAGAATCTGTTTTTGAAGTACAATATACAGATGTTGAGGGTGCCAATTTTGAATGTCTTCAATGTAGTGAAGGGAATGTTGCCGTAGGTTTTAGTGGTCCTCGTAGCTATAGTGGAGATTTATTTACTTCTGGATATAGCTTTAATGTTCCTACACAAAAAATTGTTAATGCTTTCGAAGCCGGTGATAATCGTAAAGCAGTTGCTATTCTTGATATTGAAGCTTGGGCAGCTAGTACAGGAGCAACTTTTGGAAAAGGATACGAGCATACTGGTTTTTTTAACAGAAAGTACATACCTAGAAAAAGAAGCACAACTGCTCAAAATGATTTAAACTTGACAAATCCTAACAACTACCGTGCTATTCGATATGCCGATGTATTATTAATGGCAGCAGAGGCTTTCAACCGCGGTGGAATAGACGATGTAAAAGCAAGAGGATACCTAAATTTAGTTCGCAGACGTGCTTTTGGGGACTTGAACCATGACATCAGCTCTTCTGGCGCAGCTTTAACAGATTTTATTTTAGCCGAAAGAAGAGTAGAATTAGCAGGAGAGGGACATCGTTTCTTTGATTTAGTTCGTACTGGTAAAGCTGCACAAGAAATCCCAGGATTTACAGCTAATAAACACGAATTATTCCCTATCCCTATTGAGGAAATTCAGTTTTCTAATGGGAATTGGAAACAAAATCAAGGGTATTAAAAAACTAACATAATTTAGATATGAAAAAGTTACAATTAATTCTAAGTATTTTCATTCTGACCCTTTCTTTTGGGTGTACGGAGGAAAATAATGATGTAGATTTAGAAACTATAGGTGCACCAAAAAACGTGTCGGCACTTACAACCATTACTCAAGATAACTCCGGTAATGTTACTTTTTTGCCAAAAGGTGAAGGAGTAACTCAATTTGAAATCTTTTTTGGAGATGCTACAACAAAGTCTGTTATTGTGAATCCTGGCGGGACATACACCCACAAATACCGCGAAGGAGTTTTTAAAGCAAAAATTATCGGGATAACTCTCAACGGTAAAAAAACCGAAACCATTCAAGACGTAACGGTCTCTTTTTTAGCGCCTAGAAATTTAGTTGCGACTGTGGCAATTGGTAGTAATTTAAGCGTAAATGTTTCTGCAGAAGCAGAATTAGAGACTTTTTTTCAAGTTTATTTTGGTGATGTTCCTAATGAAGTTCCAGTAGATTTTATGCAAGGTGAAGTAATAACCCACACCTACAAAACTCCAGGAACTTACAATGTACGTGTTGTAGCATTGAGTGGTGGTGCAGCAACTACTCAAAAAATAACTCCAGTAACGGTTACAAATTTATTTGCTGCTCCAGCTCCAACTGTTCCTGCTGCAAATGTTATCTCTATGTTTAGCGATAGCTACACTAATGTTGCGGTTGATACTTGGAGAACTTCTTGGTCACAAGCAACTTTAGAGGATATTGATATCAGTGGAAACAAAGCAAAAAAATACAGCGCATTAAATTTTGTAGGTATAGAGGCTACTTCTTCTCCTATAAACGCATCAGCTATGACATTTTTTCATATTGATATTTGGTCGTCAGATGTAACCGAATTCAAAGTAAAACTAGTTGATTTTGGTGCAAACGGAACCTTTGACGGTGGTGATGATAGAGAACACGAAATAACCATTGCCAATCCTAAAAAAGAGGAATGGGTCAGTTTAGACATTCCTTTAAGTGATTTTACAGGATTAACTACACGTTCGCACATTGCGCAATTAATTTTAGTAGGAGCTCCAGCAGGAAGTAATACGGTTTATGTAGACAATGTGTTTTTCTACAACACTGCAGGCTCTGTTACTGCAGCGCCAACACCTACACGTCCTGCATCAAGTGTGATTTCTATGTTTAGTGATGCATATACAAATGTAGCTGTCGATACTTGGAGAACTTCTTGGTCTAGTGCAACATTAACTGATTTGAGTATAAGTGGAAATGCAACTAAAAAATATAGCGCCCTAAATTTTGTGGGTATTGAGGCTACTTCAACTCCTATAAATGCAACTGCTATGACTCATTTTCATACTGATGTTTGGTCTTCTGATTTTACACAATTCAAGATTAAACTAGTTGATTTTGGTGCCGATGGAGCTTTTAGTGGAGGCGATGATGTTGAACACGAAATAACAGTAAATTCTCCAGCCCAAGGATCGTGGGTTAGTCTTGATATTCCATTGAGTCAATTTACAGGTTTAACTACAAGAGCACATATTGCACAATTAATTTATGTAGGAGCACCATCGGGTAACAATACGGTTTATATTGATAATGTTTACTTTCACAACTAATTAGGGTTTTAACTTTTAAAATTAGCATTAATAGTTAGTGTACATTATTACAATTTGAATTTTAAAAAATAATAAAATGAAAAAAATACTAATCAAAATAGTTTCTGTTTTTATCCTGCTTTTAATGGTGAATTGTCAGGAGGATAATCTAGGATTTGGAGCCATAGAAGCTCCCTCAAATCTAAAAGTTACTGCTGAAATTATTGGGAAATCAGCCGCATTTCCCAATGGAGATGGATCAGGAAAAGTAAAATTTATAAGTAAGGCAGATAACGCCATTTCTTATAAATATATCTACGGTGATAGCGAAATAGAAAATTCTCCGGGAGGTATTACAGAGCATCCCTACAAAAAAAATGGGACTAACACATATATGGTAACGGTAATTGCTTCTGGTAAAGGTGGTATAACAACAAATCAAACACTTGAAGTTACTGTTTTTACTAATTTTAATGATGAAGTATCTACAAAGTTACTTACTGGTGGTACGGCTGTAGGAAAAAAATGGTACTTAGCATCATCTGAAAAAGGACATCTTGGTGTTGGACAAAATGATGGCGATGCTACTAAAAATTATTTTGCAAATTATTACCAAGCAGAACCTTTTGAAAAATCAGCTAGTTGTTTTTATGATGGCAATTATACTTTTGCTCTGGTAAACGGTAAAATTGAATATAAGCAGGATAACAAAGGAAATACTTTTTTTCATAATTCTTATAAAAGTGTTGCTGGAGGTGTAAATGGTGGTGATGATGCTTGTTTGCCTTATAGTACATCAGGAACGAAAATAGTATCTCTAAGTCCTTCTACTTCATTTGTGTCAAAAAATCCAAAGGAAACGAGAGTTACTACAGGAACGGTGATGAATTTTTCTGACGGAGGCTTTATGGGCTATTATGCTGGAGCATCGCAATATGAAATTTTATCAATTACTGACAATAGAATGTTAGTAAGACTGGTGCAAGCAAATAATACTGCACT
This portion of the Flavobacterium sp. CECT 9288 genome encodes:
- a CDS encoding RagB/SusD family nutrient uptake outer membrane protein, which gives rise to MKKYLFSIVMTAAIAMAIISCNDEFVDRPVEYSIDSENYFNSKEDYDKALIAAYDLLQSSYMNVLVGEIASDNTLAGGENASNEPGIQQIDDMIHTPVNKQLKNLWDWMFAGVQRANYILEFKNKTDFQGKNQIIAETRFLRAYYHFELVKWFGGIPMKGDARFVPGDEKKMPRSSKAEVYSSIEADLIFASENLPLTTTQKGRATRGAALALLGKAYLYQNKFAPAAATFDKLITSGSYSLVSNYNTIFENEGENGPESVFEVQYTDVEGANFECLQCSEGNVAVGFSGPRSYSGDLFTSGYSFNVPTQKIVNAFEAGDNRKAVAILDIEAWAASTGATFGKGYEHTGFFNRKYIPRKRSTTAQNDLNLTNPNNYRAIRYADVLLMAAEAFNRGGIDDVKARGYLNLVRRRAFGDLNHDISSSGAALTDFILAERRVELAGEGHRFFDLVRTGKAAQEIPGFTANKHELFPIPIEEIQFSNGNWKQNQGY
- a CDS encoding PKD domain-containing protein, which produces MKKLQLILSIFILTLSFGCTEENNDVDLETIGAPKNVSALTTITQDNSGNVTFLPKGEGVTQFEIFFGDATTKSVIVNPGGTYTHKYREGVFKAKIIGITLNGKKTETIQDVTVSFLAPRNLVATVAIGSNLSVNVSAEAELETFFQVYFGDVPNEVPVDFMQGEVITHTYKTPGTYNVRVVALSGGAATTQKITPVTVTNLFAAPAPTVPAANVISMFSDSYTNVAVDTWRTSWSQATLEDIDISGNKAKKYSALNFVGIEATSSPINASAMTFFHIDIWSSDVTEFKVKLVDFGANGTFDGGDDREHEITIANPKKEEWVSLDIPLSDFTGLTTRSHIAQLILVGAPAGSNTVYVDNVFFYNTAGSVTAAPTPTRPASSVISMFSDAYTNVAVDTWRTSWSSATLTDLSISGNATKKYSALNFVGIEATSTPINATAMTHFHTDVWSSDFTQFKIKLVDFGADGAFSGGDDVEHEITVNSPAQGSWVSLDIPLSQFTGLTTRAHIAQLIYVGAPSGNNTVYIDNVYFHN
- a CDS encoding family 16 glycosylhydrolase; its protein translation is MKKILIKIVSVFILLLMVNCQEDNLGFGAIEAPSNLKVTAEIIGKSAAFPNGDGSGKVKFISKADNAISYKYIYGDSEIENSPGGITEHPYKKNGTNTYMVTVIASGKGGITTNQTLEVTVFTNFNDEVSTKLLTGGTAVGKKWYLASSEKGHLGVGQNDGDATKNYFANYYQAEPFEKSASCFYDGNYTFALVNGKIEYKQDNKGNTFFHNSYKSVAGGVNGGDDACLPYSTSGTKIVSLSPSTSFVSKNPKETRVTTGTVMNFSDGGFMGYYAGASQYEILSITDNRMLVRLVQANNTALAWYLIFSTSPAGSVVNPTPITDYTVLKFSDEFNTDGAPDPTKWGYDLGAGGWGNNESQSYTSASDNVIVQGGNLKITAKKVGSGYTSARLKSENKFEFTYGRVEVRAKLTTGAGTWPAIWMLGENYATNTWPACGEIDIMEFKGSQPTTIYGTLHYPGNSGGNGNGGSTTIANAATEFHIYKTIWSPESVKIYVDDVLFHTVANTSALPFNKDFFLILNVAMGGTFGGAIDPAFSQSSMEIDYVRVYQ